A DNA window from Thermococcus sp. 4557 contains the following coding sequences:
- a CDS encoding M1 family aminopeptidase — protein sequence MRNALLAALLALVILVSGCLGATSQTSTASSGSLTTGTPTESQDFSIIYPENPIIENLSVDESGPLLENIYSPTAVQWGNLTIEYDGSRIRGRYDFLLSNLSENAISLALTGVPDDPDVLRLNLTIEGVPVDLSRLSGGRIFFEEALGRPITRSYLTVYEIRFNSSRKNLRGEITYSLRYPVFLDIPEQYAGSPLTWWEMGAEPVGLNMTYSLPEGYTLVVPGFGAFNGSGTLNGEKLLPLLFGSFINDGPVVVKNVPAAGINVTVYIPRKQYNPLHWADLERIVKLSVETYVNTTGLRPFSDIHLVVNPDFTGSFMIDGTNSAVIGERRGIELIVRKRTGSIPHELAHIWFAGYADFKYFNEGFATYMQSLALKRIVPARFNAYLELNEKSIVEYGRSISIHDAMSENLLDLRKLNVSTVLYTKGAFTLRSLQFVLGDETFYRGLHEALVRCHGAECGLADVEGIFEDVSGEDLDWFFGEWFNSTLLPDYTVENLTVTNEGDGYRLRFRLVDRSNFTMPVQVRVVTEDAKFVDTTVVVENGLGSVNMTLEAKPTMIVIDPGEWMANINRKFEVEGIKVEVD from the coding sequence GTGAGGAATGCACTTCTCGCCGCCCTGCTTGCCCTCGTGATTTTAGTGAGCGGCTGTCTCGGGGCCACCTCCCAGACGAGCACGGCATCTTCAGGTTCATTGACGACCGGAACCCCAACGGAATCCCAGGATTTTTCCATAATCTACCCAGAAAACCCGATCATAGAAAACCTGAGCGTGGATGAAAGCGGCCCGCTCCTGGAGAACATCTACTCCCCCACCGCGGTCCAATGGGGGAACCTCACCATCGAGTACGACGGAAGCAGGATCAGGGGCCGCTACGACTTCCTTCTCTCAAACCTCTCGGAGAACGCCATCTCTCTCGCCCTCACCGGCGTTCCCGACGATCCCGATGTTCTGAGGCTCAACCTGACGATTGAGGGCGTCCCCGTTGACCTCTCCCGTCTCAGCGGGGGCAGGATTTTCTTTGAAGAGGCTCTTGGCCGCCCTATAACGCGGAGCTATCTGACGGTTTATGAGATACGCTTCAACTCATCGAGGAAAAACCTCCGTGGGGAGATAACGTACTCGCTGAGATACCCTGTCTTCCTCGACATACCCGAGCAGTACGCGGGCTCGCCCCTCACATGGTGGGAGATGGGGGCCGAGCCGGTGGGCCTCAACATGACATACTCCCTGCCCGAGGGCTATACCCTCGTGGTGCCCGGCTTTGGGGCTTTCAACGGTTCCGGGACGCTGAACGGTGAAAAGCTCCTTCCGCTTCTCTTCGGATCCTTCATAAACGACGGTCCGGTGGTCGTTAAGAACGTCCCCGCGGCGGGCATCAACGTGACGGTTTATATCCCTCGGAAGCAATACAATCCGCTCCACTGGGCGGACTTGGAGCGGATCGTGAAATTGTCCGTTGAAACCTACGTCAATACCACCGGGCTCAGGCCCTTTAGCGACATCCACCTTGTCGTTAACCCCGACTTCACGGGCTCCTTTATGATCGACGGCACCAACTCGGCCGTCATAGGTGAAAGGCGTGGCATCGAGCTCATCGTCCGCAAGAGAACCGGCTCCATACCGCACGAGCTCGCCCACATCTGGTTTGCCGGCTACGCGGATTTCAAGTATTTCAACGAAGGTTTTGCCACCTACATGCAGTCCCTCGCCCTGAAGCGTATCGTACCGGCCCGCTTTAATGCCTACCTGGAGCTGAATGAGAAGTCCATCGTCGAATACGGGAGGTCGATCTCGATTCACGATGCCATGTCGGAGAACCTGCTGGACCTGAGGAAGCTCAACGTATCCACTGTGCTGTACACTAAGGGGGCATTCACCCTCCGTTCCCTTCAGTTCGTCCTCGGAGACGAAACGTTCTACAGGGGACTCCACGAGGCCTTGGTACGGTGTCACGGGGCGGAGTGCGGCTTGGCCGACGTTGAGGGGATTTTTGAGGACGTTTCAGGGGAGGACCTCGACTGGTTCTTCGGCGAGTGGTTCAACTCAACGCTGCTGCCGGACTACACCGTCGAGAATCTCACGGTAACCAACGAAGGCGACGGATACCGTCTGAGGTTTAGGCTTGTGGACAGGAGCAACTTCACAATGCCCGTTCAGGTTAGGGTTGTCACGGAGGATGCAAAATTCGTGGACACGACAGTTGTGGTGGAGAACGGCCTTGGGAGCGTCAACATGACCCTGGAGGCGAAGCCGACGATGATAGTTATTGACCCCGGCGAATGGATGGCGAACATAAACCGGAAGTTCGAGGTTGAGGGGATAAAAGTGGAGGTGGATTAG
- a CDS encoding DUF211 domain-containing protein: MAKGIRLLVLDVLKPHQPMVTELALGLSELEGVDGVNITLVEIDKETENVKITMAGDNLDYDEIVRTIEEFGGVVHSIDMVAAGKKIVEEGETPQDKLEEY, translated from the coding sequence ATGGCAAAGGGGATAAGGTTACTGGTTCTGGACGTGCTTAAACCGCACCAGCCGATGGTGACGGAGCTGGCGCTCGGACTAAGCGAGCTCGAGGGCGTTGATGGCGTCAACATAACCCTCGTTGAGATAGACAAGGAGACGGAGAACGTCAAGATAACGATGGCCGGCGACAACCTCGACTACGACGAGATAGTCAGGACGATAGAGGAGTTCGGCGGCGTGGTGCACAGCATAGACATGGTTGCGGCGGGTAAGAAGATCGTTGAGGAGGGAGAAACCCCCCAGGACAAGCTGGAGGAGTACTGA
- a CDS encoding ATP-binding protein, which yields MFREFVNRQEELKTLEELWSGEGLTLVLVYGRRRVGKTRLLEEFSRGKKRIFVIFEDKPREYNFRLLSKRVSDFVGFNVEVHDLPSLFALLKGLSSERILLILDEFSYLIKKDGGILSELSRAIEENRDLNALVIVSGSYVSLLEREFFSYSSPIYGRSDANIKVQPLQFKNLFEWFDASTEDLVKIYSVTGGTPKYLEFFSGRNVEEEIRANFFNSSAFLFREARALLSEELRELSTYLAILEAIARGNTKVTQIANFCYMKENQVVPYLRVLGELGIVRKVTPLFGKKGIYEIADNYFLFWSRFVNPYYEEIEGNFVEAAIEDFDRNFNTFLGKPFEGIAREFMIEANRKNVLPFRFTKIGRWWHRGEEIDLVALNENSKKALFVEVKWSDLTSREAEKVLKRLEKKGELVGLEDYEKHFGIIAKRIEEKENLDLAFDLRDFERILPGERKEKV from the coding sequence ATGTTTAGAGAATTCGTCAATCGCCAGGAAGAGCTTAAAACCCTCGAAGAGCTGTGGAGCGGAGAGGGGTTGACACTGGTTCTCGTTTACGGTAGGCGGAGAGTTGGAAAGACGAGACTTCTTGAAGAGTTCTCACGAGGCAAAAAAAGGATTTTCGTTATCTTTGAGGACAAGCCGAGGGAATACAACTTCAGGCTCCTCTCAAAGCGGGTCTCTGATTTCGTGGGCTTTAACGTCGAAGTTCATGATCTTCCCTCGCTGTTTGCCCTTTTAAAGGGGTTAAGCAGTGAGCGGATACTCTTGATTCTGGACGAGTTCTCTTACCTGATCAAAAAAGATGGGGGAATTCTCAGCGAACTCTCACGGGCCATCGAGGAGAACAGAGACCTAAACGCCCTGGTGATTGTTTCGGGTTCCTACGTTTCACTCCTTGAAAGGGAGTTCTTCAGCTACTCAAGCCCAATCTACGGAAGAAGCGATGCAAACATCAAAGTCCAGCCCCTCCAATTCAAGAACCTCTTCGAGTGGTTCGACGCGAGTACAGAAGACCTCGTGAAAATATACTCGGTGACCGGCGGAACTCCAAAATACCTCGAATTCTTCAGCGGAAGGAACGTCGAGGAGGAGATAAGGGCCAACTTCTTCAACTCGTCCGCTTTCCTCTTCAGGGAGGCGAGGGCCCTTTTAAGTGAGGAGCTTAGGGAGCTATCCACGTATCTGGCAATACTGGAGGCCATAGCAAGGGGGAACACAAAGGTCACACAGATAGCGAACTTCTGCTACATGAAGGAAAACCAAGTCGTGCCGTACCTGAGGGTTCTCGGTGAGCTTGGGATAGTGAGGAAAGTAACGCCCCTGTTCGGAAAGAAGGGAATTTACGAGATAGCCGACAACTACTTCCTCTTCTGGTCGCGCTTTGTTAATCCCTACTACGAAGAGATTGAGGGGAACTTCGTCGAGGCGGCAATCGAGGACTTTGACAGGAACTTCAACACCTTCCTTGGAAAGCCATTCGAAGGGATCGCGAGGGAGTTCATGATCGAAGCGAACAGAAAAAACGTCCTGCCCTTCAGATTCACGAAGATTGGAAGGTGGTGGCACAGGGGAGAGGAAATAGATTTAGTGGCTCTAAATGAGAACTCCAAAAAAGCCCTTTTTGTTGAGGTTAAGTGGAGCGATTTAACGTCAAGAGAGGCCGAGAAGGTTCTGAAACGCCTTGAGAAAAAGGGCGAACTCGTTGGACTTGAAGATTACGAGAAGCATTTCGGAATAATCGCGAAAAGGATTGAGGAAAAAGAAAACCTTGATCTGGCCTTCGACTTAAGGGACTTTGAGAGGATCCTACCCGGTGAAAGGAAAGAAAAAGTTTAG
- a CDS encoding GNAT family N-acetyltransferase, translating into MSEINIRNFRPSDLERVAEIMALAFEGKFQSLAPMPREEMPRFLTETGAVYSSPFPGYVVAEVGGEVVGVLALKWAGQKRPPGEYPIRRAASKYGWRKVLKLFPGLWLLEYKPKPGECYIEHIAVMPGFQGMGIGTRLLEFGEEFARNNKFERLTLHVASSNERAIGLYMKRGFKTEKVTRSRITQRLFGIPEWRYMVKSLTPRM; encoded by the coding sequence GTGAGCGAGATAAACATAAGGAACTTCCGGCCCAGCGACTTAGAGCGTGTGGCCGAGATAATGGCGCTCGCCTTTGAAGGGAAGTTTCAGAGCCTTGCACCGATGCCGCGCGAGGAGATGCCCCGGTTTTTGACTGAGACCGGTGCGGTATACAGCTCACCATTCCCGGGTTATGTAGTCGCCGAGGTGGGTGGTGAAGTTGTGGGTGTTCTGGCCCTAAAGTGGGCAGGTCAAAAACGCCCACCGGGGGAGTACCCCATAAGAAGGGCTGCCTCCAAATACGGCTGGAGGAAAGTTCTTAAACTGTTCCCCGGTCTCTGGCTTCTCGAATACAAGCCAAAGCCCGGAGAATGCTACATTGAGCACATAGCTGTAATGCCGGGATTCCAGGGAATGGGCATAGGCACGAGGCTACTTGAGTTTGGGGAGGAGTTCGCCCGCAACAATAAATTTGAAAGGCTCACACTCCACGTAGCTTCATCAAACGAAAGGGCCATCGGGCTCTATATGAAGAGGGGATTCAAGACCGAGAAAGTGACGAGGAGCCGCATAACGCAGCGCCTTTTTGGCATTCCTGAGTGGCGTTACATGGTTAAATCTCTCACACCTCGCATGTAA
- a CDS encoding alpha-amylase translates to MARKVLVALLVLLVFLSVSAVPAKAETLENGGVIMQAFYWDVPGGGIWWDTIAQKIPDWASAGISAIWIPPASKGMSGGYSMGYDPYDYFDLGEYYQKGTVETRFGSKQELVNMINTAHAYGIKVIADIVINHRAGGDLEWNPFVGDYTWTDFSKVASGKYTANYLDFHPNEVKCCDEGTFGGYPDIAHEKSWDQYWLWASQESYAAYLRSIGIDAWRFDYVKGYGAWVVKDWLNWWGGWAVGEYWDTNVDALLNWAYNSNAKVFDFPLYYKMDEAFDNNNIPALVDALKNGGTVVSRDPFKAVTFVANHDTDIIWNKYPAYAFILTYEGQPTIFYRDYEEWLNKDRLNNLIWIHDHLAGGSTDIVYYDNDELIFVRNGYGDKPGLITYINLGSSKAGRWVYVPKFAGSCIHEYTGNLGGWVDKWVYSSGWVYLEAPAHDPANGQYGYSVWSYCGVG, encoded by the coding sequence ATGGCCAGGAAGGTGTTGGTGGCACTTCTCGTGCTTCTGGTCTTTCTCAGCGTCTCGGCAGTTCCTGCAAAGGCGGAAACCCTCGAGAACGGCGGCGTCATAATGCAGGCCTTCTACTGGGACGTCCCGGGCGGGGGAATCTGGTGGGACACGATAGCCCAGAAGATACCCGACTGGGCGAGCGCAGGGATTTCGGCGATATGGATTCCCCCTGCGAGCAAGGGCATGAGCGGCGGCTACTCGATGGGATACGACCCCTACGATTATTTTGACCTCGGTGAGTACTATCAGAAGGGAACCGTTGAGACCCGCTTCGGCTCTAAACAGGAGCTCGTGAACATGATAAACACCGCTCACGCCTACGGCATAAAGGTGATAGCCGACATAGTCATCAACCACCGCGCCGGCGGCGACCTGGAGTGGAACCCCTTCGTCGGGGACTACACATGGACGGACTTCTCGAAGGTCGCGTCGGGCAAGTACACCGCCAACTACCTCGACTTCCACCCCAACGAGGTCAAGTGCTGCGACGAGGGTACCTTCGGTGGCTATCCCGACATCGCCCACGAGAAGAGCTGGGACCAGTACTGGCTCTGGGCCAGCCAGGAGAGCTACGCGGCCTACCTCAGGAGCATCGGCATCGACGCCTGGCGCTTCGACTACGTCAAGGGTTACGGAGCGTGGGTCGTCAAGGACTGGCTGAACTGGTGGGGCGGCTGGGCAGTTGGAGAGTACTGGGACACCAACGTCGATGCGCTCCTCAACTGGGCCTACAACAGCAACGCCAAAGTCTTCGACTTCCCGCTCTACTACAAGATGGACGAGGCCTTCGATAACAACAACATTCCGGCCCTCGTCGATGCCCTCAAGAACGGCGGCACCGTCGTCAGCCGCGACCCATTCAAGGCGGTGACCTTCGTCGCCAACCACGACACCGACATAATCTGGAACAAGTACCCGGCCTACGCCTTCATTCTCACCTACGAGGGCCAGCCGACAATATTCTACCGCGACTACGAGGAGTGGCTCAACAAGGACAGGCTCAACAACCTCATCTGGATACACGACCACCTCGCCGGGGGAAGCACCGACATCGTCTACTACGATAACGATGAACTCATCTTCGTCAGGAACGGCTACGGGGACAAGCCGGGGCTTATAACCTACATCAACCTCGGCTCGAGCAAGGCCGGAAGGTGGGTCTACGTTCCGAAGTTCGCAGGCTCGTGCATACACGAGTACACCGGCAACCTCGGCGGCTGGGTGGACAAGTGGGTTTATTCGAGTGGCTGGGTCTACCTCGAGGCCCCGGCCCACGACCCGGCCAACGGCCAGTACGGCTACTCCGTCTGGAGTTACTGTGGGGTGGGCTGA
- a CDS encoding tryptophan--tRNA ligase, translating into MDDEFKVTPWDVEGMVDYAKLIEEFGTSPLTDELLEKTARLTKSELPIFFRRRFFFSHRDYDKVLADYESGRGFFLYTGRGPSGPMHIGHIIPFFATKWLQEKFGVNLYVQITDDEKFLFKEKLTFDDTKRWAYDNILDIIAVGFDPDKTFIFQDSEFTKIYEMAIPIAKKINYSMARAVFGFTDQSKIGMIFYPAIQAAPTFFEKKRCLIPAAIDQDPYWRLQRDFAESLGYYKTAAIHSKFVPGLMGLEGKMSASKPETAIYLTDDPEEAGKKIWKYALTGGRATAKEQREKGGNPEKCVVFKWFEIFFEPDDKKLMERYHACKSGELLCGQCKRELIERVQAFLKEHQKKRKEAEKKVEKFKYTGELAREQWDKSIPEPLKK; encoded by the coding sequence ATGGACGACGAGTTTAAGGTCACCCCATGGGACGTTGAGGGAATGGTGGACTACGCGAAGCTGATAGAGGAGTTCGGAACCAGTCCGCTGACGGACGAGTTGCTTGAGAAAACTGCAAGGCTCACGAAGAGCGAGCTGCCGATATTCTTCAGGAGAAGGTTCTTCTTCTCCCACAGGGACTACGATAAAGTCCTGGCCGACTACGAGAGCGGGAGGGGCTTCTTCCTCTACACGGGGAGGGGTCCGAGCGGTCCGATGCACATAGGCCACATCATTCCGTTCTTCGCCACCAAGTGGCTCCAGGAGAAGTTCGGCGTCAACCTCTACGTCCAGATAACCGACGACGAGAAGTTCCTTTTCAAGGAGAAGCTCACCTTCGACGACACGAAGAGATGGGCCTACGACAACATCCTCGACATCATAGCCGTCGGCTTCGACCCGGACAAGACCTTCATCTTCCAGGACAGCGAGTTCACGAAGATATACGAGATGGCGATACCGATAGCGAAGAAGATAAACTACTCAATGGCCAGGGCGGTCTTCGGCTTCACCGACCAGAGCAAGATTGGGATGATATTCTACCCGGCGATTCAGGCAGCCCCGACATTCTTCGAGAAGAAGCGCTGTTTAATCCCAGCGGCGATTGACCAGGACCCCTACTGGAGGCTCCAGAGGGACTTTGCAGAGAGTCTCGGCTACTACAAGACGGCGGCGATTCACTCAAAGTTCGTGCCCGGTTTGATGGGCCTCGAGGGTAAGATGAGCGCCAGCAAGCCGGAGACGGCAATCTACCTCACCGATGACCCTGAGGAGGCAGGTAAGAAGATATGGAAGTACGCTTTAACGGGAGGAAGAGCCACCGCGAAGGAGCAGCGCGAGAAGGGCGGAAACCCTGAGAAGTGCGTCGTCTTCAAGTGGTTCGAGATATTCTTCGAGCCCGACGACAAGAAGCTCATGGAGCGCTACCACGCATGCAAGAGCGGAGAGCTCCTCTGCGGCCAGTGCAAGCGTGAACTCATTGAGCGCGTCCAGGCCTTCCTAAAGGAGCACCAGAAGAAGCGCAAGGAGGCCGAGAAGAAGGTCGAGAAATTCAAGTACACCGGTGAACTGGCGAGGGAGCAGTGGGATAAGTCCATTCCGGAGCCGCTGAAGAAGTAA
- a CDS encoding transcriptional regulator, whose translation MREVLIITEPEKVKVLSEETRFRILQLLRQRPMTINELSDALEKDRTTVYRHVKTLEKAGLVEELETQGNERVYSRAARLFLIKADPDESIEKFRQAYLQVEAEKLVQILEKAGFRIKNRGELVKLAKEVLNEVEINSQPVLKRISQAGVELTEIELFHLLNMLVFMQSCELCGKAQEARGMIEDD comes from the coding sequence GTGAGGGAAGTTTTGATAATCACCGAGCCCGAGAAGGTGAAGGTGCTCTCAGAAGAGACGCGCTTCAGGATTCTCCAGCTCCTCAGACAGAGACCCATGACCATAAACGAACTGAGCGACGCCCTGGAAAAGGACAGGACAACGGTCTATCGCCATGTCAAGACCCTGGAGAAAGCGGGACTCGTTGAGGAGCTGGAGACCCAGGGAAACGAGAGGGTCTACTCCAGGGCCGCCAGGCTGTTCCTCATCAAGGCAGACCCAGACGAAAGCATAGAGAAGTTCAGACAGGCGTACCTCCAGGTGGAGGCCGAGAAGCTCGTTCAGATTCTGGAGAAAGCGGGTTTCAGGATAAAGAACAGGGGGGAGCTGGTAAAGCTCGCCAAAGAGGTCCTGAACGAGGTGGAGATCAACTCCCAGCCGGTTCTCAAGAGAATATCCCAGGCGGGCGTGGAACTCACGGAGATAGAGCTCTTCCACCTCCTCAACATGCTCGTCTTCATGCAGAGCTGCGAGCTGTGTGGAAAGGCCCAAGAGGCCCGAGGGATGATCGAAGACGACTGA
- a CDS encoding acetate--CoA ligase family protein — protein MEAPRLDFLFYPKSVAVIGASNVPGKIGNAIMRSITLNFDGKVYAVNVKGGEVEVNGKKFPVYRSIKEIPDDVDVAVIAVPAKFVPNVIDECGEKGVKSAVVISAGFKEAGRAELEEELVKRARKWGIRLVGPNCLGVTNLENGFDCNFNPPERQARPPFGKVAFMSQSGAFGAAILDWAASHKIGMSKFISLGNMADLDESDFMAYLGDDPKTGVITGYIEGVKDGRKFFNTAKEVTLKKPIIILKAGRTEAGAKAAASHTGSLAGAYRIYQAAFEQTGVLEAKSMRQLFNYAKALAMQKPAKGNRVAIVTNGGGAGVMMSDGLLEKGMKLAELSEETNRKFREAIERGELPEHMSYKNPIDIIGDAPSSRYEVAMRYALEDPNVDVLVVIALFQSPALDEGIVEAMARMREYGKPIVFVAPGGDYPHKMARNIELKGIPVYETVEDGVDAVYALVKYGEWLRENGKL, from the coding sequence ATGGAGGCACCAAGGCTCGATTTCCTGTTTTATCCGAAGAGCGTCGCGGTCATCGGGGCGTCAAACGTCCCTGGAAAGATAGGAAACGCGATAATGCGCTCGATAACGCTCAACTTCGACGGAAAGGTCTACGCCGTCAACGTCAAGGGCGGCGAGGTCGAGGTCAACGGGAAGAAGTTCCCGGTTTACAGGAGCATTAAGGAGATACCGGACGATGTTGACGTCGCTGTCATAGCGGTTCCTGCGAAGTTCGTCCCCAATGTTATAGACGAGTGCGGCGAGAAGGGCGTTAAGAGCGCCGTCGTCATCTCCGCCGGTTTCAAGGAGGCCGGAAGGGCCGAGCTTGAGGAGGAGCTCGTGAAGCGCGCCAGGAAGTGGGGAATAAGGCTCGTCGGTCCGAACTGCCTCGGCGTCACCAACCTCGAGAACGGCTTCGACTGCAACTTTAACCCGCCGGAGAGGCAGGCCAGGCCGCCCTTCGGAAAGGTCGCTTTCATGAGCCAGAGCGGTGCCTTCGGCGCTGCGATCCTCGACTGGGCCGCCAGCCATAAGATAGGAATGAGCAAGTTCATCAGCCTCGGCAACATGGCAGACCTCGACGAGAGCGACTTCATGGCCTACCTCGGCGACGACCCGAAGACAGGCGTCATTACCGGCTACATAGAAGGCGTCAAGGACGGAAGGAAGTTCTTCAACACCGCCAAGGAGGTCACGCTCAAGAAGCCCATCATCATCCTCAAGGCTGGAAGGACCGAGGCCGGGGCAAAGGCCGCCGCGAGCCACACCGGTTCACTCGCCGGTGCCTACAGGATATACCAGGCCGCCTTTGAGCAGACCGGCGTTTTAGAAGCCAAAAGCATGCGCCAGCTCTTCAACTACGCCAAAGCTCTGGCCATGCAGAAGCCGGCAAAGGGCAACAGGGTCGCGATAGTCACCAACGGCGGTGGAGCCGGAGTCATGATGAGCGACGGCCTGCTCGAGAAGGGAATGAAGCTCGCCGAGCTGAGCGAGGAGACCAACCGGAAGTTCCGGGAGGCCATAGAGAGGGGTGAGCTTCCGGAGCACATGAGCTACAAGAACCCCATCGACATCATCGGCGACGCCCCATCGAGCCGCTACGAGGTTGCGATGCGCTATGCCCTTGAAGACCCGAACGTCGATGTTCTCGTCGTCATAGCACTCTTCCAGAGCCCGGCCCTCGACGAAGGAATCGTCGAGGCGATGGCCAGGATGCGGGAGTACGGCAAGCCGATAGTCTTCGTGGCCCCCGGTGGAGACTACCCGCACAAGATGGCCAGGAACATCGAGCTCAAGGGGATCCCAGTATACGAGACCGTCGAGGACGGTGTCGATGCCGTCTACGCCCTCGTCAAGTACGGCGAGTGGCTGAGGGAGAACGGGAAGCTCTAA
- a CDS encoding fumarylacetoacetate hydrolase family protein, which yields MVRLPFRDTYYEIRPSKIVALAKNYAEHAKEMESDVPERPVFFLKPPSALIGPGEPIILPRMSKRVDHEVELAVIIGKRARRVPAEKAMDHVLGYTILLDITARDLQWEAKRKGLPWTVAKGFDTFAPVGPRIVDRRELKIDDLEIGLKVNGQLRQLGRTSEMMFKIPEIIEYVSSIMTLEPGDIIATGTPAGVGPLRHGDRVEAWIEGIGRVEFDVLAEGSILC from the coding sequence ATGGTGCGCCTCCCCTTCCGTGACACGTACTACGAAATCAGGCCGAGCAAGATAGTTGCTTTGGCGAAGAACTACGCTGAGCATGCGAAGGAGATGGAGAGCGACGTTCCGGAAAGGCCGGTGTTCTTCCTCAAGCCTCCTTCAGCGCTCATCGGCCCCGGCGAACCAATAATACTGCCGAGGATGAGCAAGCGGGTTGACCACGAGGTAGAGCTGGCGGTGATAATCGGGAAGAGGGCCAGGCGCGTGCCGGCCGAGAAGGCCATGGACCACGTGCTGGGCTACACGATTCTGCTGGACATAACGGCTAGAGACCTGCAGTGGGAGGCTAAGCGGAAGGGCCTTCCCTGGACGGTTGCCAAGGGCTTCGACACTTTTGCACCAGTCGGACCGAGGATTGTGGACAGGCGCGAGCTGAAAATAGACGACCTCGAAATCGGCCTGAAGGTGAACGGCCAGCTCAGACAGCTCGGGCGGACGAGCGAGATGATGTTCAAAATCCCGGAGATAATTGAGTATGTTTCGAGCATAATGACCCTTGAACCCGGGGACATAATAGCGACCGGAACTCCCGCTGGAGTAGGCCCGCTCAGGCACGGGGACAGGGTTGAGGCGTGGATAGAGGGCATAGGCAGGGTCGAGTTCGACGTCCTGGCCGAGGGTTCGATACTCTGCTGA
- a CDS encoding ArsR family transcriptional regulator has protein sequence MAKVKVITDPEVIKLMLEDTRRKILGLLRNKEMTISQLSEILGKTPQTIYHHIEKLKEAGLVEVKRTEMKGNLVEKYYGRTADAFYINMYLGDEELRYFARSRLKIKLEIFKALGYEFDDDELLNTMDELLKKEHECKTEISKEIEANEEALKDFSNEDIIHAIEWLAMARMGRDEETLELLKKLGEILKK, from the coding sequence ATGGCGAAAGTGAAGGTCATAACCGACCCAGAGGTCATAAAGCTGATGCTCGAGGACACGAGAAGGAAGATACTCGGACTGCTCCGCAACAAGGAGATGACCATCTCCCAGCTCAGCGAGATACTCGGCAAGACTCCCCAGACGATATACCACCATATCGAGAAGCTCAAGGAGGCCGGCCTTGTTGAGGTCAAGAGGACCGAGATGAAGGGCAACCTGGTGGAGAAGTACTACGGAAGGACTGCCGATGCCTTCTACATCAACATGTACCTCGGGGACGAGGAGCTCCGCTACTTCGCCCGCTCAAGGCTCAAGATAAAGCTGGAGATATTCAAGGCCCTTGGCTATGAGTTCGATGACGATGAGCTGCTCAACACGATGGATGAGCTTCTCAAGAAGGAGCATGAGTGCAAGACGGAGATATCCAAGGAGATCGAGGCCAACGAGGAGGCGCTTAAGGACTTCTCCAACGAGGACATAATCCACGCCATCGAGTGGCTGGCCATGGCCAGGATGGGCCGCGACGAGGAGACCCTAGAGCTCCTCAAGAAGCTGGGAGAAATACTTAAAAAATAA
- a CDS encoding HXXEE domain-containing protein produces the protein MAWLEEYWPVSTPFLAVYLTVVLVLFVLKENFALFLIWLQTPVYWVHQFEEYICPGGFVEFFNRKVLGSKREDWPLTKTHALWINVPIIFVAFPLSAILAGLVDISLGIWTAYFSILNALSHVGMFFRHGYNPGLVASALLNIPVGAYTVYYFATSHPLSLGAHIAGFLVALAIQGALMVWGLKFMRGKAQ, from the coding sequence ATGGCGTGGCTTGAAGAGTACTGGCCGGTCTCGACGCCCTTTCTCGCAGTGTACCTAACGGTTGTGCTGGTTCTGTTCGTCCTCAAGGAGAACTTCGCCCTCTTCCTCATCTGGCTGCAGACGCCGGTCTACTGGGTGCACCAGTTCGAGGAGTACATCTGCCCCGGCGGCTTCGTGGAGTTCTTCAACAGGAAAGTCCTGGGCTCAAAGCGGGAGGACTGGCCTCTCACAAAAACACACGCCCTTTGGATTAACGTTCCAATAATTTTCGTCGCGTTCCCGCTCTCGGCCATACTTGCGGGCCTTGTTGATATTTCACTCGGGATATGGACGGCCTATTTCTCAATCCTAAATGCCCTCTCGCACGTGGGCATGTTCTTCAGGCACGGCTACAACCCGGGCCTCGTGGCGAGCGCGCTGCTCAACATACCCGTTGGCGCTTACACGGTTTACTACTTCGCCACCAGTCATCCGCTGTCGCTGGGTGCACATATCGCTGGCTTTCTCGTCGCTCTGGCGATTCAGGGAGCGCTGATGGTCTGGGGGTTGAAGTTCATGAGGGGGAAGGCACAGTAA